One Erythrobacter sp. SDW2 genomic region harbors:
- a CDS encoding DUF4331 domain-containing protein, with protein MRHTKTMTRRFTGAAALALAAILTACESDEPTMAPPPIGSTPTPTPTPTPTTGTLDVSRCLSQVVFADGTTVQNLVIPDVLTIDPALPAGFPNGRKLADPVIDVTLAAIFLDIDAPGQSAATLAQIPLNPSANDVALPSGFPFLAPPQGSPPIAATTGTQFNFRTDADSAYERVDRMGFPAVSTALVPSGSKLAYNDGGPVQDASGQYAAGIVATLTALTEALRDDLTGAGLNICAD; from the coding sequence ATGCGCCACACCAAAACCATGACGCGCCGCTTCACCGGTGCTGCCGCCCTCGCCCTGGCTGCGATTCTGACCGCCTGCGAGTCCGACGAACCCACGATGGCTCCGCCTCCCATAGGTTCGACCCCGACACCCACGCCGACACCGACCCCCACGACCGGCACGCTCGACGTGAGCCGGTGCCTGTCGCAAGTCGTCTTTGCCGACGGAACGACAGTCCAGAACCTGGTCATCCCCGATGTGCTGACGATCGACCCGGCACTGCCAGCGGGCTTCCCCAATGGCCGCAAGCTGGCCGATCCGGTCATCGACGTGACGCTGGCGGCGATCTTCCTCGACATCGACGCACCAGGGCAGAGTGCAGCGACGCTGGCGCAGATCCCGCTCAATCCCAGTGCCAACGACGTCGCGCTGCCATCGGGCTTCCCGTTCCTCGCGCCGCCGCAGGGCAGCCCGCCGATCGCCGCCACAACCGGCACGCAGTTCAATTTCCGCACCGATGCCGATTCGGCCTACGAGCGGGTCGACCGGATGGGCTTCCCGGCGGTTTCGACCGCGCTGGTGCCGAGCGGCAGCAAGCTGGCCTATAACGACGGCGGCCCGGTGCAGGATGCCAGCGGACAATATGCCGCCGGCATCGTGGCGACCCTGACGGCGCTG
- a CDS encoding DUF4331 family protein codes for MSMKPYLLTAGAVAAVVGGIALLPGDAARTADHLDPPGRTNPSVDNTPDPAADIADVFAWAEDGNLNVIVTFAGPAAADRPATFDRDVLYRVNISTDGDARNTENVIRVRFGQDGPNEFGVQATGIPGANTLAGPVNTNLSSNGATLRAGLFDDPFFFDLQGFQQTVQTGTLAFNNQRDFFAGQNDTAFALQIPLSSVAPTGKITVWAETLRFGGNL; via the coding sequence ATGTCCATGAAGCCTTATCTGTTGACCGCCGGGGCCGTCGCTGCCGTGGTGGGCGGGATTGCATTGTTACCCGGCGATGCAGCCCGCACTGCCGACCACCTCGATCCGCCGGGTCGCACCAACCCGAGTGTCGACAACACCCCTGACCCCGCCGCCGACATCGCCGATGTCTTCGCCTGGGCCGAAGACGGCAACCTCAATGTCATTGTCACCTTTGCCGGCCCTGCGGCTGCCGACCGGCCCGCCACGTTCGACCGCGATGTGCTCTACAGGGTCAACATCTCGACCGATGGCGACGCCCGCAACACCGAAAATGTCATCCGGGTCCGCTTCGGCCAGGATGGTCCGAACGAATTCGGGGTGCAAGCCACCGGTATCCCCGGGGCCAACACTTTGGCGGGTCCGGTCAACACCAATCTGAGCAGCAACGGTGCAACCCTGCGCGCCGGCCTGTTCGACGATCCGTTCTTCTTCGACCTGCAAGGATTCCAGCAGACGGTCCAGACCGGCACACTGGCCTTCAACAACCAGCGCGATTTCTTCGCCGGTCAGAACGACACCGCCTTTGCCCTGCAAATCCCGCTTTCCAGCGTCGCGCCAACAGGCAAGATCACGGTCTGGGCGGAAACTCTTCGGTTCGGAGGGAACCTCTGA
- a CDS encoding DASS family sodium-coupled anion symporter — protein MTASRIGLIIGALALTAGIFLPPPAGMTREAFVVAGLVVLMASWWMTEAIPLTATALMPFLVLPFAGVLDAKATASAYYEPILFLLLGGAFIALAIERTGLHKRLSLAILKVVGSGGDQSRLLLAFMISAAVLSMLISNTSTALIMMPMALAVLAGGGVNLEDRDGLAGALPMGIAFAASIGGLGTIVGSPTNGIAVGLLDNVIDVQISFVEWMAYGVPVVLLGIPLAAFIIARVQRVSAHPFDVHAARAAIDDRAPWTSAQKRLLPVIAFAFFLWVTQYWAAPYLPKGSWTDGTIAILAAMALFLIPDGTGRPLLVWQEANRAPWDVIMMFGGGLALAAGMAASGLADWLGQALLPLEALPLVVVALAIVAMVVLITEFASNVATASGIIPVVASLVVALGVDPMLLAMPAAIAASWGFMLPAGTGPNAIAWSTGHISMRKMVRAGLWLDIFGIMLIVGVVWGVAAII, from the coding sequence ATGACAGCTAGCCGGATCGGCCTCATCATCGGCGCATTGGCACTGACGGCCGGGATATTCCTGCCGCCGCCGGCGGGCATGACCCGCGAGGCTTTTGTCGTCGCCGGGCTGGTGGTGCTGATGGCGAGCTGGTGGATGACCGAGGCGATCCCGCTGACCGCGACCGCGCTGATGCCGTTCCTGGTGCTGCCTTTTGCGGGTGTGCTCGACGCAAAAGCGACGGCCAGCGCCTATTACGAGCCGATCCTCTTCCTCCTGCTGGGCGGGGCCTTCATCGCCCTCGCCATCGAGCGGACCGGGCTGCACAAGCGGCTGAGCCTCGCCATCCTGAAGGTGGTGGGGAGCGGCGGCGACCAGTCGCGGCTGCTGCTGGCCTTCATGATCAGCGCGGCGGTTCTCTCCATGCTGATTTCCAACACTTCGACCGCGCTGATCATGATGCCGATGGCGCTGGCGGTGCTGGCAGGCGGCGGGGTCAACCTGGAGGACAGGGACGGGCTTGCCGGGGCCTTGCCGATGGGGATCGCCTTTGCTGCCAGCATCGGCGGGCTCGGTACCATCGTCGGCTCGCCCACCAATGGCATCGCCGTCGGCCTGCTCGACAACGTGATCGACGTGCAGATCAGCTTCGTCGAATGGATGGCCTATGGCGTTCCGGTGGTGCTGCTCGGTATCCCGCTGGCGGCGTTCATCATCGCCAGGGTGCAGAGGGTCTCTGCCCACCCCTTCGACGTCCATGCCGCCCGCGCGGCGATCGACGACCGCGCGCCGTGGACCAGCGCGCAAAAGCGCCTGTTGCCGGTCATCGCCTTCGCCTTCTTCCTGTGGGTCACGCAATACTGGGCCGCGCCCTACCTGCCCAAGGGCAGCTGGACCGATGGCACCATCGCCATCCTCGCCGCCATGGCGCTGTTCCTGATCCCTGACGGAACGGGTCGCCCGCTGCTGGTATGGCAGGAAGCCAACCGCGCCCCGTGGGACGTGATCATGATGTTCGGCGGCGGGCTGGCGCTGGCCGCGGGCATGGCCGCCTCGGGCCTCGCCGACTGGCTGGGGCAGGCGCTGCTGCCGCTGGAGGCGTTGCCGCTGGTGGTGGTGGCACTGGCCATCGTCGCCATGGTGGTGTTGATCACGGAGTTTGCCAGCAATGTTGCCACCGCCAGCGGGATCATCCCGGTGGTGGCGAGCCTGGTCGTGGCGTTGGGGGTCGATCCGATGCTGCTGGCCATGCCCGCGGCCATCGCTGCCAGCTGGGGCTTCATGCTGCCTGCCGGGACCGGCCCCAATGCCATCGCCTGGTCGACCGGCCACATCTCCATGCGCAAAATGGTGCGGGCCGGACTGTGGCTCGACATCTTCGGCATCATGCTGATTGTCGGAGTGGTGTGGGGCGTTGCGGCCATAATCTGA
- a CDS encoding DUF547 domain-containing protein: protein MTPLSRRLLATLSAGAAFAMIGATPVAAQDAAATSAGFERFTPKAAASKTKLDYSVWDEALRYMVYRMGRSSREAAPSVEVGLAGRIKRGHQSRYRLEGNRIIFSFLEQEIIDSLTAYKKDLESVADQVDIASLPRNEQLAFWINLHNAAVIEQLAQEYPVRSPSLGEFGPDQLPLDEARIITVNGVAMSPKDIRTKIVYPNWSDPKVIYGFFRGEIGGPSIAGEAFTADNISELLADNAREFVNSLRGVEKIGSTMHVSKIYEEARPFYFGNWEADLRAHVGKYAREDVTDILAKTDRSEASLYETDISDLAGGQREPSYSDIQSLGEDGITVAQSTRVPSSVARLILEHRRKINEMIRRKELTPRVLVIDMESAEGDAYEVE from the coding sequence ATGACCCCTCTCAGCCGCCGCTTGCTTGCCACTCTCTCCGCAGGTGCCGCCTTCGCCATGATCGGTGCGACGCCCGTCGCGGCGCAGGACGCGGCGGCAACCAGCGCCGGGTTCGAACGCTTCACGCCCAAGGCCGCGGCGAGCAAGACCAAGCTCGATTATTCGGTGTGGGACGAGGCGCTGCGTTACATGGTCTACCGCATGGGCCGCTCCTCGCGCGAGGCCGCGCCGTCGGTCGAGGTCGGCCTCGCCGGACGGATCAAGCGCGGCCACCAGTCGCGTTACCGGCTGGAAGGCAATCGGATCATCTTCTCGTTCCTTGAACAGGAGATCATCGACAGCCTCACGGCTTACAAGAAGGACCTCGAAAGCGTCGCCGACCAGGTCGATATCGCTTCCCTGCCGCGCAACGAGCAGCTGGCCTTCTGGATAAACCTGCACAATGCCGCCGTGATCGAGCAACTGGCACAGGAATATCCCGTTCGTTCGCCCTCGCTGGGCGAATTCGGCCCGGACCAGCTCCCCCTCGACGAAGCGAGGATCATCACCGTCAACGGCGTGGCGATGAGCCCGAAGGACATCCGCACCAAGATCGTCTATCCCAATTGGAGCGATCCCAAGGTGATCTACGGCTTCTTCCGCGGCGAGATCGGTGGGCCGTCCATCGCCGGCGAAGCCTTTACCGCCGACAATATCTCGGAACTGCTGGCGGACAATGCGCGCGAATTCGTCAACAGCCTGCGGGGGGTCGAGAAGATCGGCTCGACCATGCATGTCTCCAAGATCTACGAGGAAGCCCGCCCGTTCTATTTCGGCAACTGGGAAGCGGACCTGCGCGCCCATGTCGGCAAGTACGCGCGCGAGGACGTGACCGATATCCTCGCCAAGACCGACCGTAGCGAGGCGTCGCTTTACGAAACCGATATCTCCGACCTCGCCGGGGGCCAGCGCGAGCCGAGCTATTCCGACATCCAGTCGCTGGGCGAAGACGGCATCACCGTGGCCCAGAGCACCCGTGTACCGAGCTCGGTCGCCCGGTTGATCCTTGAGCATCGCCGCAAGATCAACGAGATGATCCGCCGCAAGGAATTGACCCCGCGGGTTCTGGTGATCGACATGGAAAGCGCCGAAGGCGACGCTTACGAAGTCGAATAA
- the infC gene encoding translation initiation factor IF-3 produces MQPPVKSGPRYDNLIQSPKVRVIDHEGENLGVMYTREAMEQANELGLNLVEVSPNADPPVAKFLDVGKYRYEAQKKANLARKTQKTQEIKEIKMRPNIDTHDYDVKMRSVVKFLGEGDKVKMTLRFRGREMAHQQLGMDLLNRVRDDVEEIAKVESFPRLEGRQMLMVLAPK; encoded by the coding sequence ATGCAGCCGCCGGTCAAGAGCGGTCCGCGATACGACAATCTCATCCAGTCCCCCAAGGTCCGCGTGATCGATCACGAAGGCGAGAACCTCGGGGTCATGTACACCCGCGAAGCGATGGAGCAGGCCAACGAACTCGGCCTCAACCTCGTCGAAGTGTCTCCCAACGCAGACCCGCCGGTGGCCAAGTTCCTTGATGTCGGCAAATACCGCTACGAAGCGCAGAAGAAAGCCAACCTGGCGCGCAAGACGCAGAAGACCCAGGAAATCAAGGAAATCAAGATGCGCCCCAACATCGACACGCATGATTATGACGTGAAGATGCGCAGCGTGGTAAAGTTCCTCGGCGAAGGGGACAAGGTCAAGATGACCCTGCGCTTCCGCGGCCGCGAAATGGCGCACCAGCAGCTCGGCATGGACCTGCTCAACCGCGTCCGCGACGATGTCGAGGAAATCGCCAAGGTCGAAAGCTTCCCGCGCCTCGAAGGGCGCCAGATGCTGATGGTGCTGGCACCCAAATAA
- the pdeM gene encoding ligase-associated DNA damage response endonuclease PdeM, whose translation MVPLSFAHHELVLTEGHALYWPAERALLVADLHLEKASFYARHGQMLPPYDSRATLERVADAVKATGARRVITLGDNFHDEDGTTRLEPYAAGMLEALTRSLDWVWITGNHDEVLHRSFGGAVAEEMEIGGIVLRHEARRGETRPELSGHYHPKLRLKVRTRHISRPCAVRARGANSDRMILPAFGTLTGGMDAGDPAILGALQPSRSIDALLPVRGKLSTFPLWREAA comes from the coding sequence ATGGTTCCCCTTTCGTTCGCACATCACGAACTGGTCCTGACCGAAGGCCACGCGCTCTATTGGCCGGCCGAGCGGGCACTGCTGGTGGCCGACCTGCATCTGGAGAAAGCGAGCTTCTACGCCCGCCATGGCCAGATGCTACCCCCCTATGACAGCCGCGCGACGCTGGAGCGGGTGGCGGACGCGGTGAAGGCGACGGGTGCGCGGCGGGTCATCACGCTGGGCGACAATTTCCATGACGAGGACGGCACCACCCGGCTCGAACCTTATGCCGCCGGGATGCTGGAGGCGCTGACCCGCTCGCTCGACTGGGTCTGGATCACCGGCAATCATGACGAGGTGCTGCACCGCAGCTTCGGCGGCGCGGTGGCGGAGGAGATGGAGATTGGCGGGATCGTGCTGCGGCACGAGGCGCGCAGGGGCGAGACCCGGCCCGAACTGTCGGGCCATTACCACCCCAAGCTGCGGCTCAAGGTCCGTACCCGCCATATCAGCCGGCCCTGTGCGGTGCGGGCCAGAGGCGCGAACAGCGACCGCATGATCCTGCCCGCTTTCGGCACGCTGACCGGCGGGATGGACGCAGGCGATCCGGCGATCCTGGGGGCGCTGCAACCGTCACGCAGCATCGATGCGCTGCTGCCGGTGCGCGGCAAGCTATCGACCTTCCCCCTATGGCGCGAAGCTGCGTAA
- the hemF gene encoding oxygen-dependent coproporphyrinogen oxidase: MTDWTPHTARAREWFEALRDSICAEFEAIEREAGSDAAFQYTAWDREEEGNSDPGGGVQGLMKGKVFEKVGVNVSTVKGNFSKEFAGQVNGASAEQPGFTATGISLVAHMANPHVPAVHMNTRFLTTQTAWFGGGADLNPPLPYEEDTEEFHARFRAACMAHNPTYYERFRKWADDYFFIPHRGVHRGVGGIFYDHLECSDDAAFERNLAFTQDVGKAFLDIYPRLVRRRMESAFTPEDKLTQLEWRGRYAEFNLVYDRGTLFGLKTGGNIDAILMSLPPEAVWT; the protein is encoded by the coding sequence ATGACCGACTGGACACCCCACACCGCCCGCGCCCGCGAATGGTTCGAAGCCTTGCGCGATTCCATCTGTGCCGAGTTCGAGGCGATCGAGCGCGAGGCCGGTTCGGACGCCGCCTTCCAGTACACCGCGTGGGACCGCGAGGAAGAGGGCAATTCCGATCCCGGCGGCGGGGTGCAGGGCCTGATGAAGGGCAAGGTGTTCGAAAAGGTCGGGGTCAATGTCTCGACCGTGAAGGGCAATTTCAGCAAGGAATTCGCCGGGCAGGTCAATGGCGCATCGGCCGAGCAGCCGGGCTTTACCGCCACCGGGATCAGCCTGGTCGCCCATATGGCCAACCCCCATGTGCCCGCGGTGCATATGAACACGCGCTTCCTGACGACGCAGACCGCATGGTTCGGCGGCGGGGCGGACCTCAACCCGCCGCTCCCCTATGAGGAAGACACCGAGGAGTTCCACGCCCGGTTCCGCGCCGCCTGCATGGCGCACAACCCGACCTATTACGAACGCTTCAGGAAATGGGCCGACGACTATTTCTTCATCCCCCACCGCGGCGTGCATCGCGGCGTCGGCGGGATTTTCTACGACCATCTGGAATGCAGCGATGATGCCGCGTTCGAGCGCAATCTCGCCTTCACCCAGGATGTCGGCAAGGCGTTCCTCGATATCTATCCCAGGCTGGTCCGCCGCCGGATGGAGAGCGCCTTCACGCCGGAAGACAAGCTGACCCAGCTCGAATGGCGCGGGCGCTACGCCGAATTCAACCTGGTCTATGACCGGGGCACGCTGTTCGGCCTCAAGACCGGCGGCAATATCGACGCCATCCTGATGAGCCTGCCGCCCGAAGCGGTGTGGACTTGA
- a CDS encoding Rieske (2Fe-2S) protein: protein MIEITAADREGFSGRAKAIDYAVTGRLHHVGNYVRKIPSNLTRMMENAHDWEHLPFVHPSSFAAIAEVESGPWGWRCKTALPHGGEQLIELLVDNDRHYWATTVVDGPGQGTQIHTQASALDAGGIEVDVRFYLPQAPQSVEQQAMILGYLQAQYAALYDEDEALMLGRQAALDERKALRSVTPAEVLDLGPEAALDRDAVQKGMLGREKVLVRFWQSRWIAHSARCPHALAPLDEAQPDAEGGLTCPWHGYRFDLRTGAEDYKRCGSLPLFETVIEGARLIVRHAVSRR, encoded by the coding sequence TTGATCGAGATCACTGCCGCCGACCGCGAGGGCTTCTCCGGTCGCGCCAAGGCGATTGACTATGCCGTCACCGGGCGGCTGCACCATGTCGGCAACTATGTCCGCAAGATCCCGTCGAACCTGACGCGGATGATGGAGAACGCGCACGACTGGGAGCATCTGCCCTTTGTGCATCCGTCGTCCTTTGCGGCCATCGCCGAGGTCGAGAGCGGTCCATGGGGCTGGCGTTGCAAGACCGCGCTCCCCCACGGCGGAGAGCAATTGATCGAGCTGCTGGTCGATAACGACCGGCACTATTGGGCCACCACCGTGGTCGACGGCCCGGGGCAGGGGACGCAGATCCACACCCAGGCGAGCGCGCTCGATGCGGGCGGGATCGAGGTCGATGTGCGTTTCTACCTTCCGCAAGCGCCGCAGAGCGTGGAACAGCAGGCGATGATCCTCGGCTATCTGCAGGCGCAATACGCGGCCCTCTATGACGAGGACGAGGCATTGATGCTCGGGCGGCAGGCGGCGCTGGACGAGCGCAAGGCCCTTCGTTCGGTGACGCCGGCGGAGGTGCTGGACCTTGGACCCGAGGCTGCCCTGGATCGCGACGCGGTGCAAAAGGGCATGCTGGGCCGCGAGAAGGTACTGGTCCGTTTCTGGCAAAGCCGCTGGATCGCCCATTCCGCGCGCTGTCCGCATGCGCTGGCCCCGCTGGACGAAGCCCAGCCCGACGCGGAGGGTGGCCTTACCTGTCCGTGGCACGGTTACCGCTTCGATCTTCGCACCGGGGCCGAGGACTACAAGCGCTGCGGCTCGCTCCCACTCTTTGAGACTGTAATCGAGGGCGCTCGACTGATCGTGCGGCACGCTGTATCGCGCCGCTGA